In the genome of Equus asinus isolate D_3611 breed Donkey chromosome 9, EquAss-T2T_v2, whole genome shotgun sequence, one region contains:
- the LOC106836954 gene encoding LOW QUALITY PROTEIN: protocadherin gamma-A1-like (The sequence of the model RefSeq protein was modified relative to this genomic sequence to represent the inferred CDS: deleted 1 base in 1 codon) translates to MAIPVKLLGCGRLVLLFIFLGLLLEAKAGKIRYSVPEETDEGFFVGNITKNLGLQPQELDEPRVRIVSRGRTQLFALNARSGSLTTAGRLDREELCAQSARCLVSFSILVEDKMKLFPVEVEIIDINDNTPQFQLEEVEFKMNEITTPGTRIPLPFGQDLDVGMNSLQSYQLSSNPHFFLDVQQGADGSQHPEMVLQSPLDREEEAVHYLLLTASDGGNPVRSGTLRIRVQVVDANDNPPAFTQEQYHVSVPENVPLGTCLLIVKATDPDEGTNGEVTYSFHNIDHKVAQIFQLDSYTGEISNKEPLDFEEYKIYSMEIQAQDGAGLMARAKVLVKVLDINDNAPEVTITSVTTAVPENFPPGAVIALISVQDQDSGDNGHTICSIPKNLPFKLEKLFDNYYRLVTERTLDRELTARYNITITATDQGTPTLSTEMHISLQVMDINDNPPTFPQDSYSAYILENNPRGASIFSVTAHDADSNDNARVTYSLAQDTIQAAPLSSYVSINSDTGVVYALRSFDYEQFRELQLRVMAHDSGDLPLSSNVSLSVFVLDQNDNAPEILYPTLPTDGSTGVELAPRSAEPGYLVTKVVAVDRDSGQNAWLSYRLLKASEPGLFTVGLHTGEVRTSRALLDRDTLKQSLVVAVQDHGQPPLSATVTLTVAVADSIPDVLADLGSLEPSARPNDSSLTLYLVVAVTAVSCVFLAFVMVLLVLRWRRWRTSRLLQASEGVLAGVSASHFVGVDGVRAFLQTYSHEVSLTADSRKSHLIFPQPNYADTLLTQESGEKKDFVSAPQSLLEDKKDTFSQVNFL, encoded by the exons ATGGCGATTCCCGTGAAGCTGCTTGGCTGCGGCAGGCTGGTCCTGCTGTTCATTTTTCTGGGGCTGTTGCTGGAAGCCAAGGCCGGGAAGATCCGCTACTCGGTGCCAGAAGAGACAGATGAAGGTTTCTTCGTGGGCAACATTACCAAAAACCTGGGGCTACAACCCCAGGAGCTGGATGAGCCGAGAGTCCGCATCGTCTCCAGAGGTAGGACGCAGCTTTTTGCTCTGAATGCACGAAGTGGCAGCTTGACCACCGCGGGCAGGCTAGATCGGGAGGAGCTCTGTGCTCAGAGCGCACGGTGTCTGGTGAGTTTCAGCATCTTAGTAGAGGATAAAATGAAGCTTTTCCCTGTTGAAGTGGAAATAATTGATATTAATGACAACACTCCCCAATTCCAGTTAGAGGAAGTggaatttaaaatgaatgaaataaccaCTCCAGGCACCAGGATCCCTCTTCCTTTTGGGCAAGACCTTGATGTGGGTATGAATTCGCTCCAGAGCTACCAGCTCAGCTCCAACCCTCATTTCTTTCTGGATGTGCAACAGGGAGCTGATGGGTCCCAACACCCAGAGATGGTGCTACAGAGTCCCCTGGATAGGGAAGAAGAAGCTGTCCACTACCTCCTTCTCACCGCCTCTGATGGGGGCAACCCAGTCCGTTCAGGAACTCTCCGCATTCGTGTTCAGGTGGTGGATGCCAATGACAACCCTCCGGCGTTTACTCAAGAACAGTACCACGTGAGTGTACCAGAGAATGTGCCACTGGGCACTTGTCTGCTCATAGTAAAAGCCACCGACCCAGATGAAGGAACCAATGGGGAAGTAACATACTCCTTTCATAACATAGACCACAAAGTGGCCCAGATATTTCAGTTGGATTCTTACACAGGAGAAATATCAAATAAAGAACCCCTGGATTTTgaagaatacaaaatatattcaatGGAAATTCAAGCTCAGGATGGTGCAGGCCTCATGGCCAGAGCTAAGGTGTTGGTCAAAGTTCTGGACATAAATGACAATGCCCCAGAGGTGACCATCACCTCTGTCACCACTGCAGTCCCAGAAAACTTTCCTCCTGGGGCTGTAATTGCTCTTATCAGTGTGCAAGACCAGGACTCTGGAGACAATGGTCACACTATATGTTCCATTCCTAAAAATCTACCCTTTAAATTAGAAAAGTTATTTGATAATTATTACCGTTTAGTGACAGAAAGAACACTGGACAGAGAACTTACTGCCAGGTACAACATCACAATAACAGCAACAGATCAGGGAACTCCGACTCTATCTACTGAAATGCACATTTCATTGCAAGTGATGGATATCAACGACAAC CCCCCTACCTTCCCCCAAGACTCCTACTCTGCATACATTCTGGAAAACAACCCCAGAGGAGCCTCCATCTTCTCTGTGACAGCCCATGACGCCGACAGCAATGACAATGCACGAGTCACTTACTCCCTGGCACAAGACACCATCCAGGCGGCGCCTCTATCCTCCTATGTCTCCATCAACTCAGACACAGGCGTTGTGTATGCGCTGCGATCCTTTGACTACGAGCAGTTCCGGGAACTGCAACTGAGGGTGATGGCACATGACAGCGGGGACCTGCCACTTAGCAGCAACGTCTCGCTGAGCGTATTTGTGCTGGACCAGAATGACAATGCCCCTGAGATCCTGtaccccaccctccccactgaTGGCTCCACAGGCGTGGAACTGGCGCCCCGCTCTGCAGAGCCTGGCTACCTGGTGACCAAGGTGGTGGCAGTGGACCGAGACTCAGGCCAGAACGCCTGGCTGTCCTACCGCCTGCTCAAGGCCAGTGAGCCAGGGCTCTTCACAGTGGGGTTGCACACCGGCGAGGTGCGCACTTCGCGGGCCCTGCTGGACAGAGACACGCTCAAGCAGAGCCTGGTGGTGGCCGTTCAGGACCATGGCCAGCCCCCACTCTCAGCCACTGTCACGCTCACCGTGGCCGTGGCTGATAGCATCCCAGACGTCCTTGCCGACCTGGGCAGCCTCGAACCCTCTGCCAGACCTAACGACTCCAGCCTCACTCTATACTTAGTGGTAGCGGTGACCGCGGTCTCCTGCGTCTTTCTCGCCTTTGTGATGGTGCTGCTGGTGCTCAGATGGCGGCGCTGGCGCACATCGCGCCTGCTCCAGGCTTCCGAAGGTGTATTGGCGGGCGTGTCAGCCTCACACTTTGTGGGCGTGGACGGAGTGCGGGCTTTCCTGCAGACCTATTCCCACGAGGTCTCCCTCACCGCGGACTCGCGGAAGAGTCACCTGATCTTCCCCCAGCCCAACTACGCCGACACGCTTCTCACCCAGGAGAGCGGTGAGAAAAAGGATTTTGTATCGGCACCTCAGTCTTTACTTGAAGACAAAAAGGACACATTTTCTCAGGTAAACTTTTTGTAG
- the TAF7 gene encoding transcription initiation factor TFIID subunit 7, whose amino-acid sequence MSKSKDDAPHELESQFILRLPPEYASTVRRAVQSGHVNLKDRLTIELHPDGRHGIVRVDRVPLASKLVDLPCVMESLKTIDKKTFYKTADICQMLVSTVDGDLCPPVEEPVAAADPKASKKKDKDKEKKFIWNHGITLPLKNVRKRRFRKTAKKKYIESPDVEKEVKRLLSTDAEAVSTRWEIIAEDETKETENQGLDIASPGMSGHRQGHDSLEHDELREIFNDLSSSSEDEDETQHQDEEDINIIDTEEDLERQLQDKLNESDEQHQENEGTNQLVMGIQKQIDNMKGKLQETQDRAKRQEDLIMKVENLALKNRFQAVLDELKQKEDREKEQLSSLQEELESLLEK is encoded by the coding sequence atgagtAAGAGCAAAGATGATGCTCCTCACGAACTGGAGAGCCAGTTTATCTTACGGCTACCTCCGGAATATGCCTCAACTGTGAGGCGAGCCGTACAGTCTGGTCATGTCAACCTGAAGGACAGACTGACAATTGAATTACACCCTGATGGACGTCATGGAATCGTCAGAGTGGACCGGGTCCCACTGGCCTCAAAATTGGTAGATCTTCCATGTGTTATGGAAAGTCTGAAAACCATTGATAAAAAAACCTTTTACAAGACAGCTGATATCTGCCAGATGCTTGTCTCCACAGTTGATGGTGATCTCTGTCCTCCTGTGGAGGAACCAGTTGCTGCTGCTGATCccaaagcaagcaagaaaaaggataaggacaaagagaaaaagtttaTATGGAACCATGGAATTACTCTGCCTCTAAAAAATGTCAGAAAGAGGAGGTTCCGGAAGACAGCAAAGAAGAAGTATATTGAATCTCCAGATGTGGAGAAAGAAGTGAAGCGGTTGCTGAGTACAGATGCTGAAGCTGTCAGTACTCGTTGGGAAATAATTGCTGAagatgaaacaaaagaaacagaaaatcaaggCCTTGATATCGCTTCTCCAGGAATGTCTGGCCACAGGCAGGGCCATGACTCACTAGAACACGACGAGCTTCGGGAGATATTCAATGACCTCAGCAGCAGCAGTGAAGATGAAGATGAGACACAGCATCAGGATGAAGAAGATATAAACATCATTGACACTGAGGAAGATCTGGAAAGACAGCTACAGGACAAGCTAAATGAATCAGATGAACAGCACCAAGAAAATGAAGGAACCAATCAGCTGGTTATGGGAATTCAGAAACAGATCGATAACATGAAAGGCAAGCTCCAAGAGACACAGGACAGGGCAAAGCGACAGGAGGATCTCATCATGAAAGTAGAAAACCTGGCTCTCAAGAACAGATTTCAGGCTGTGCTGGATGAACTCAAACAAAAGGAAGACCGAGAAAAGGAGCAGCTTAGCTCTTTGCAAGAAGAGCTAGAATCACTGCTAGAGAAGTGA